The window CAAATCTGCGTCGATCAACAAGACCCGTTGACCGATCTTAGCTGCCGTTTGAGCCAGTTCCAGCGCGATCGTCGATTTTCCTTCACTCGGTGCAGCAGAACTCACCACCAAAGAGCGAATGGGACGCTGCTTAGAACCCAACAAACTAATATTGGTATAGAGCGAGCGGAATGCCTCGCGGAACGCGCCGGGATACTCCGGTTGCGGCAAGAAAAGATTGGGTGCATCCAAAGCCTGAGCCTTGCGAATCTGCTTTTGCAGTTGCCTTTCATAGTTCTGAAGCGACTTCACAAAGGGAATCGTTCCCAGCAGGCGCAATTTTGTCAAGCCTTTCACCTCTTCTGGCGTGTGGTAAACCGCATCGAGAATTTCTACGATAAATCCAACCCCAATCCCTGCCAACAGGCTCAAAATAACCGCCACAGCCAGCAGTCGTTTCTTATCAATTGAAGAGGAGGTCATCAGTTGACCCGTTGTGGTTCGCCACAGATCCGGCGGCGAAATCAGTTCCCAAGGAATCTTACGCTGAGAGGCATCGAGCTGGAGCGCTTCGCGTTTTTCCAAAAATGCTTTTAAGCTATCTGTGGCGACCGCAACGTTGCGTTCGAGGTCGGAATAGCGACGCAACACCGAGGGAAAGACATCGAGTTTTCGATCGAGTTGTTGCTTGTTGTTTTGGAGATAGCGTTCGCGAGCTTCCAAGTCCTGAATTCTAACCCCAAGAGTTTGCCGAGACTTTTCCGCTTGTTCGACGAGTAAGCGTTGCAAATTTTCTTGCTTTTCCCGCAAGACTTGAATCGGCGGACTGCTCTCCCGGAATTGAGTAGACTGCGATGCAATCTGGGCTTCAACAGTGTAAAGCTTGTCGATCAAACTCCCGTAGAGATTATTGGGATCTCGCGAGAGAATCGCAATCGGATTTCCCGTGGTAATTTCTTCTTGGAGATTGTCGTAACTCGCTTTTATTTCCTCCAGTTGCGCTTGAACGCCCATCAATTCCGCATCGATATTGCGTTTTTGCGCGGACAAGTCGCCGGCGGTTTGGGCGGGAAAACTCAGATCGTAATTTTGTCGTAATGTTTGTAATTGAGCCTCGAAGGTGTTGACGCGCTTTTCGAGTTCGGGGAGTTGCTCGTCGATGAATTGAACGCCTTGTCGAAGGCTGGTGAGCCGTTCTTGAAGAGAATATTGAAGATAGGCTTGAGCGAGAGTATCGAGGACGAATTTAACTTTTTCTGGGTCTTCGTGTCGATAGTGAACCCGCAAAATTTTTGTCCCGACCTCTTTACCATCTTTTACATAACTGATGCGGCTTAGTTCCAAATCTATTAGTAGAGAGGTGTAGTTGAGTTTGGGATATTTCGCCCGCAGCTCTTTGACCACAGGCGTGAGAATTTTAGGGCTGGTGAGAACCCGAATTTGCGTTTCGTAATCGACTAAATCCGCTTGATCGACTCCAACTTTCGTTAATTCTGTGGCTCCAACGCTCGTTCCTGTTTGCGCTGAGAGAGACAGTTTTGCCAAGCGACCTTCTGCGGTGACAGGTTCGGCAAGAACTTGGAAAGAACCGTCGTAGAATACTTTTGCGCTTTCGGCTTTCCAAAGAATTAAACCGCCAGAAATTCCAGAGAACAGGAAAGTCGCGATTGCCATTGCACCAGCGCGACGGCGAATTACGGCCATTAACCAGGCAAGATCGACTTTTTGACCCTCTTCATCGCTGAGTTGCGGCACGTTCCCATTCGTAACAGAAGAGTCTTCAGACCGACTGTAAGGGTTAGTTGCCAATGATTGGTAGTTGCGTTCCGCGTCCATAGCTCCTCCATCCATCCTTAGCTTAAGCTTAATCTTAATGCTATTTTCAGGTTAATTATTATT of the Lusitaniella coriacea LEGE 07157 genome contains:
- a CDS encoding GumC family protein, translated to MDAERNYQSLATNPYSRSEDSSVTNGNVPQLSDEEGQKVDLAWLMAVIRRRAGAMAIATFLFSGISGGLILWKAESAKVFYDGSFQVLAEPVTAEGRLAKLSLSAQTGTSVGATELTKVGVDQADLVDYETQIRVLTSPKILTPVVKELRAKYPKLNYTSLLIDLELSRISYVKDGKEVGTKILRVHYRHEDPEKVKFVLDTLAQAYLQYSLQERLTSLRQGVQFIDEQLPELEKRVNTFEAQLQTLRQNYDLSFPAQTAGDLSAQKRNIDAELMGVQAQLEEIKASYDNLQEEITTGNPIAILSRDPNNLYGSLIDKLYTVEAQIASQSTQFRESSPPIQVLREKQENLQRLLVEQAEKSRQTLGVRIQDLEARERYLQNNKQQLDRKLDVFPSVLRRYSDLERNVAVATDSLKAFLEKREALQLDASQRKIPWELISPPDLWRTTTGQLMTSSSIDKKRLLAVAVILSLLAGIGVGFIVEILDAVYHTPEEVKGLTKLRLLGTIPFVKSLQNYERQLQKQIRKAQALDAPNLFLPQPEYPGAFREAFRSLYTNISLLGSKQRPIRSLVVSSAAPSEGKSTIALELAQTAAKIGQRVLLIDADLRRSQLHLRLGLKNKKGLSDALQSDLSLNDTIQQAPMDSNLFFLSSGSNVGDPIKLLTSSKMEHLMIQFQGFFDLVIYNSPPLLGLADANLLASNADGIILVVRLEKTERATVMKALEGLKMSRASILGVVANGMKGKLPNPYAIYSQDEVSRQLQSLK